From one Caldithrix abyssi DSM 13497 genomic stretch:
- the lysS gene encoding lysine--tRNA ligase — MKVRFEKLNRLRELGINPYPYEYPQTHKSREIKENFEKLEKQIVSVAGRMMTVRLMGKAAFCDIQDEQGRIQIYVRKNEIGEQDFEIFKMLDIGDLVGFKGEVFKTRTGEISVFAREFKLLAKSLRPLPIVKEKEEDGKRIVYDQFADKEMRYRQRYVDLIVNPEVKEVFVKRTQIIRAIRAFLDERGFLEVETPILQPIYGGATARPFVTHHNALDRKLYLRIANELYLKRLIVGGFERVYEFAKDFRNEGMDRFHNPEFTLLELYVAYKDYKWMMDFVEQLFAHVAQTVLGTTKIRFSGHEIDLSPPWQRLTMYEAIEKFTGVNISDMDEKQLREVAEKLKVEVTPEMGSGKIIDEIFGEHVEPKLIQPTFIYDYPIEMSPLAKKHREKSGLVERFEPIIAGKEVANAFSELNDPIDQKERFLEQLKLRERGDEEAQMMDEDYIRALEYGMPPTAGLGIGIDRLVMLITDQPSIRDVILFPQMRPENK, encoded by the coding sequence ATGAAAGTTCGCTTCGAGAAATTAAATAGATTACGTGAGCTGGGGATTAATCCCTATCCCTATGAATATCCGCAAACGCATAAGTCCAGAGAAATTAAAGAGAATTTCGAAAAGCTGGAAAAACAGATCGTTTCGGTGGCTGGACGCATGATGACCGTGCGCCTGATGGGCAAGGCGGCTTTTTGCGATATTCAGGACGAGCAGGGTCGCATCCAGATTTATGTTCGCAAAAACGAAATCGGCGAGCAGGATTTTGAAATTTTTAAAATGCTGGATATCGGCGATCTCGTCGGTTTTAAGGGCGAGGTTTTTAAAACGCGCACCGGTGAAATTTCCGTATTTGCCCGAGAGTTCAAATTGCTGGCCAAATCGCTGCGTCCTCTGCCCATTGTCAAAGAAAAGGAAGAAGACGGCAAACGTATTGTGTACGATCAGTTTGCCGATAAGGAGATGCGCTATCGTCAGCGATATGTGGATCTCATTGTGAATCCCGAGGTCAAAGAGGTTTTTGTAAAACGAACGCAGATTATTCGCGCCATTCGCGCCTTTTTAGATGAACGCGGTTTTCTGGAAGTGGAAACGCCCATTTTACAACCGATTTACGGCGGCGCCACGGCCCGGCCCTTTGTAACGCACCACAATGCGCTTGACCGTAAATTGTATTTGCGTATTGCCAACGAACTGTATTTAAAACGGCTGATCGTTGGCGGTTTTGAACGCGTGTACGAGTTTGCCAAGGACTTCCGTAATGAGGGCATGGATCGCTTCCACAATCCGGAGTTTACTTTGCTGGAACTTTATGTGGCCTACAAAGATTACAAGTGGATGATGGATTTTGTGGAGCAGCTGTTCGCTCATGTGGCGCAAACGGTGTTAGGAACGACAAAAATCCGCTTTAGCGGGCACGAAATCGATTTAAGCCCGCCGTGGCAGCGGTTGACCATGTACGAAGCGATCGAAAAGTTCACCGGTGTGAATATTTCGGATATGGATGAAAAACAACTGCGCGAAGTGGCGGAAAAGCTAAAGGTAGAAGTGACGCCTGAAATGGGCTCCGGTAAGATTATTGACGAAATCTTCGGCGAGCACGTGGAGCCTAAATTAATTCAGCCGACCTTTATTTACGATTATCCCATCGAAATGTCGCCGCTGGCCAAAAAACACCGCGAAAAGTCCGGCCTGGTGGAGCGCTTTGAGCCGATCATCGCCGGTAAAGAGGTGGCCAACGCCTTTAGCGAACTGAACGACCCCATCGATCAAAAAGAACGCTTTTTAGAACAATTAAAACTGCGTGAGCGCGGCGATGAAGAAGCCCAGATGATGGACGAAGATTACATCCGGGCGCTGGAATACGGCATGCCGCCCACAGCAGGCCTGGGCATTGGCATCGACCGCCTGGTGATGTTGATTACCGATCAGCCAAGCATCAGGGATGTCATTTTATTTCCTCAAATGCGACCGGAGAATAAATGA
- the prfB gene encoding peptide chain release factor 2 (programmed frameshift) — MEREYLQRLEELEQRVKELRGYLDIDNRTEQIKRLEEKTGEDGFWNDQEKAQKVLKQINRHKEWVDAWQSVNNLLEEAKILIEMLAEDESEALKDELVSHFKKMEKEINALEFKRMLSGRDDPKNAILTIHPGAGGTESQDWASMLMRMYLRFAERQGFETEIMDYQPGEEAGIKSVTIEVKGNYAYGYLKAENGVHRLVRISPFDANKRRHTSFASVFVIPEIDENIDVEINPSDLRIDTYRASGAGGQHVNKTDSAIRITHLPTGIVVQCQNERSQHKNKANALKILAARLYQLKLEEQLAKKKEYEESKRDIAWGSQIRSYVFHPYNMVKDHRTNYETSNVQQVMDGDIYPFIEKYLVQFGGQG; from the exons ATGGAACGCGAATATTTACAACGTTTAGAAGAGCTTGAACAACGAGTTAAAGAGTTACGAGGTTATCTT GACATTGATAATCGAACCGAACAGATTAAGAGGTTGGAAGAAAAAACCGGAGAAGATGGCTTCTGGAATGATCAGGAAAAAGCCCAGAAAGTTTTAAAACAGATCAATCGGCATAAGGAATGGGTGGACGCCTGGCAAAGCGTAAACAACTTGCTGGAAGAGGCTAAAATATTGATAGAAATGCTGGCCGAAGACGAATCGGAAGCGTTAAAAGACGAACTGGTCAGCCATTTTAAAAAGATGGAAAAAGAGATCAACGCCCTGGAATTCAAAAGGATGTTGAGCGGTCGGGATGATCCGAAAAATGCCATTTTAACCATTCATCCCGGCGCAGGCGGAACCGAAAGCCAGGACTGGGCCTCCATGTTAATGCGCATGTATTTGCGCTTTGCCGAGCGTCAGGGCTTTGAAACGGAGATCATGGATTACCAGCCCGGTGAAGAAGCCGGCATTAAAAGCGTAACCATTGAAGTTAAAGGCAATTACGCTTACGGCTACCTGAAGGCCGAAAATGGCGTTCATCGACTGGTGCGCATTTCGCCTTTTGACGCCAACAAGCGCCGTCACACGTCCTTTGCTTCGGTGTTTGTTATTCCGGAGATCGATGAAAATATCGATGTGGAAATCAATCCATCGGATTTAAGGATCGATACCTATCGGGCCAGCGGAGCCGGCGGACAGCATGTAAATAAGACCGATTCCGCCATTCGCATTACGCACCTTCCGACGGGCATCGTAGTGCAGTGTCAGAACGAGCGGTCGCAACACAAAAATAAGGCCAATGCCTTAAAAATTCTGGCCGCCCGTCTTTATCAACTTAAGCTGGAAGAACAGCTTGCCAAAAAGAAAGAATATGAAGAGTCCAAGCGCGATATTGCCTGGGGAAGCCAGATCCGATCCTATGTTTTTCATCCGTACAATATGGTGAAGGATCACCGTACCAACTATGAAACCAGTAATGTGCAACAGGTGATGGATGGCGATATCTATCCCTTTATTGAAAAATATCTTGTGCAATTTGGGGGGCAGGGCTAA
- a CDS encoding transporter, translated as MRKVSLILLVLSISLVYSQPPIGSKSMLHTHSAQTLGKSVLTLYSDMNFFTRATEFVGSQSPQNFRAANYWLVVGQIYLSWGILDNLDLIVSPRIYQDTHYSNEYNLPGDIFTTLKLGNFAFLERKLNMAGALTFRFPVGEKHNYPFVEYASGAVEYAFTGMWSYFFDPYLPDRSLSLHLNLGWWNHNEAGRTVYDYRGKKYDATRNSQELQYAFGLVYPTDMFDYRLELMGIAYIKEPDEFVYSRENYTYITPSIRYKPMSWISADLGIDIRISADKNTTDFTKVAALANPDYNLPNYCSWRVHMGVNVQIWPLATRRLSSAELEREKFKKRVEFFEKIVQERDRTKDVQEELERLKKEREQAEKELEELKQILQEEK; from the coding sequence ATGAGAAAAGTCAGCCTGATCCTGTTGGTTTTGAGTATTTCCTTAGTTTATAGCCAGCCGCCAATAGGAAGCAAAAGTATGTTACACACGCACAGCGCTCAAACGCTGGGCAAGAGTGTGCTGACGTTGTATTCTGACATGAATTTTTTTACGCGCGCCACGGAATTTGTGGGGTCGCAATCGCCTCAGAATTTTAGAGCGGCAAATTACTGGCTGGTGGTCGGTCAGATTTACCTGAGCTGGGGAATTTTAGATAATCTGGATCTTATTGTTTCGCCGCGGATTTATCAGGACACGCACTATTCCAATGAATACAATTTGCCGGGCGATATTTTTACGACCTTAAAATTAGGTAATTTTGCCTTTCTGGAAAGAAAGTTGAACATGGCGGGCGCTTTAACCTTTCGTTTTCCGGTTGGAGAAAAACACAACTATCCGTTCGTTGAATATGCCAGCGGCGCGGTGGAATACGCCTTTACCGGCATGTGGTCGTACTTTTTTGATCCCTATCTACCCGATCGTTCCCTTAGCCTGCATTTGAACCTGGGCTGGTGGAACCATAATGAAGCGGGAAGAACGGTTTATGATTACAGAGGCAAAAAATATGACGCGACGAGAAATTCTCAAGAACTGCAATATGCCTTTGGACTGGTATATCCTACAGATATGTTTGATTACCGTCTGGAATTAATGGGTATTGCGTATATTAAGGAACCGGATGAATTTGTTTACAGCCGTGAAAATTATACCTACATCACGCCCAGTATTCGCTACAAACCCATGTCGTGGATTTCTGCCGATCTGGGTATTGATATTCGTATTTCGGCGGATAAAAATACCACGGATTTTACCAAGGTGGCGGCGCTGGCCAACCCGGATTACAACCTTCCCAATTACTGTTCCTGGCGCGTGCACATGGGCGTCAATGTACAGATATGGCCTTTAGCTACGCGTAGATTGAGCAGCGCTGAGCTGGAGCGCGAAAAATTCAAAAAACGTGTTGAGTTTTTCGAAAAAATCGTTCAGGAGCGTGATCGCACCAAAGACGTGCAAGAAGAGCTGGAACGCCTGAAAAAAGAACGTGAACAGGCCGAAAAGGAACTGGAAGAGTTGAAACAAATTTTGCAGGAAGAAAAGTAA
- a CDS encoding DUF4200 domain-containing protein encodes MKKLFFIPIVLLLCSQFVFGQLPNSDRTLMYTQTGRTVEPGRLFVYNEMNFYTKVADFVGNLKPQDFRAANYWLVAGNTVFTYGVGEHFDASLGIRVYQDTHYSNEFNLPDDLFLTLRAGSFAFGYGHFNAAFITSFRIPTGEKHNYPFAEYASGAFEYSFMTALSFYLDPYFPDRALSFHYNIGIWNHNEKGRTVYTYERNYRDPQGVLHLKGEELIGTRNSVDLRMALAAVFPTDMFDFRVELSGILYLQKPDAFVYSAEEWAFLSPSIRYKPVEWASFDLGADFRLSPAVRQWTNPIIPDISETLDLPKNYPSWRIHLGANLNLKILKSGVQKAEDLYEREQLKQSREYFDAVLREKERSQDIQSEIESLKKLRKETEQEIKELKKLLEED; translated from the coding sequence ATGAAAAAATTATTTTTTATTCCAATCGTTCTTTTACTCTGCAGTCAATTTGTTTTCGGGCAGTTGCCTAACTCTGACCGCACTTTGATGTACACGCAAACAGGCCGTACCGTTGAGCCCGGTCGTTTGTTTGTTTACAACGAGATGAACTTTTACACCAAAGTGGCCGATTTTGTGGGGAATTTAAAGCCACAAGATTTTCGGGCGGCAAATTATTGGCTGGTGGCAGGCAATACGGTTTTTACCTACGGCGTGGGCGAACATTTTGACGCCAGTCTGGGTATCCGCGTGTACCAGGATACGCATTACAGCAATGAGTTCAATTTGCCGGACGATCTTTTTCTAACTTTGCGCGCAGGCTCTTTTGCTTTTGGTTATGGCCACTTTAACGCCGCTTTTATAACCAGCTTTCGCATTCCCACCGGTGAAAAGCATAATTATCCATTTGCTGAATATGCCAGCGGCGCTTTTGAATACAGTTTTATGACCGCGCTTTCCTTTTATCTCGACCCCTATTTCCCGGATCGGGCCTTGAGTTTCCATTACAATATTGGCATCTGGAATCACAATGAAAAAGGGCGAACGGTTTACACCTACGAGAGAAACTATCGAGATCCGCAGGGCGTACTTCATTTAAAAGGCGAGGAGTTAATAGGAACCAGAAATTCGGTAGATTTACGCATGGCCCTGGCCGCGGTTTTCCCCACGGACATGTTTGATTTCCGGGTGGAGTTGTCGGGCATCCTGTACCTGCAAAAACCCGATGCCTTTGTTTACAGCGCCGAAGAGTGGGCCTTTTTATCTCCGAGCATTCGATACAAACCGGTTGAGTGGGCGTCGTTTGACCTGGGCGCTGATTTTCGTCTGTCTCCAGCGGTGCGGCAATGGACCAATCCCATCATACCCGACATTTCTGAAACCCTTGATTTACCTAAAAACTACCCTTCGTGGCGAATTCACCTTGGCGCAAATCTAAATCTAAAAATATTAAAGAGCGGCGTACAAAAAGCCGAAGATTTGTACGAGCGCGAACAATTAAAGCAGAGCAGAGAATATTTTGACGCCGTATTGCGCGAAAAAGAAAGATCTCAGGATATTCAGTCTGAAATTGAAAGCCTGAAAAAATTGCGCAAAGAGACGGAGCAGGAAATTAAGGAATTGAAAAAATTATTGGAAGAAGATTAA
- a CDS encoding polysaccharide biosynthesis/export family protein: MFSKKQQMMQQPNRAAQYILGNGDVLLVTVNLWGHVLKPGIYSVPSSYSLIDLISSAGGPLSTARLNDVRVVRKNQEVIKVNLEKFLKTGDASSLPTLQPGDTIIVSGSIQDVFTKMVAIFRDLAIIVNVFVLASRVNN, translated from the coding sequence ATGTTTTCCAAAAAACAACAGATGATGCAGCAACCCAATCGCGCCGCGCAATACATATTGGGCAACGGCGACGTGTTGCTGGTGACGGTCAATTTGTGGGGCCATGTGTTAAAACCCGGCATTTACAGCGTGCCCAGTTCCTACTCCTTAATCGATCTGATCTCTTCGGCCGGCGGTCCGCTTAGCACGGCTCGTTTAAATGATGTTCGAGTGGTTCGCAAAAACCAGGAAGTTATTAAAGTGAATCTCGAAAAATTCCTGAAGACGGGGGATGCTTCATCTTTGCCGACGCTGCAGCCTGGCGATACGATTATTGTATCCGGCAGCATTCAGGATGTCTTTACCAAGATGGTGGCCATCTTTCGAGATCTGGCAATAATTGTAAACGTTTTTGTCTTAGCGTCGAGAGTAAATAATTGA